The Pseudopipra pipra isolate bDixPip1 chromosome Z, bDixPip1.hap1, whole genome shotgun sequence nucleotide sequence TTCACAACTCTTATTGAATATAGGGAGATTGTCTTAATTTTGTTTATAtcacttgggttttttgttgtgggagttATTTTTTTGGCAAGATGTAGTTGACCTTTCCTGTAAGTGTATGGCAGAGGTGCAGTTGTCTTCATTTCTAATGAAGCATTAATCACTTAACAGATGGAAGAGAATATTTGATTTCAAGTGTACAGCGTAACTCAACTCTTATCTAACACCattccttctttctttatttgcttttttctccttccactcTCTGTTGCAGCTACCACCCTGGCCAATGTGAATGGGTATATTGTCCTGGAGATGCCATATCTTCTGTTGCAACATCCGAGAAGAGCACAGGAAAAATATTCATATATGATGGCCGAGGAAATAACCAGCCACTTCATGTTTTTGATAAACTCCATACATCCTCGCTTACTCAGATACGGCTGAACCCTGTCTACAAAGTAGTTGTGTCTTCTGACAAGTCTGGAATGATCGAGTACTGGACTGGTACACCTCACGAATATAAATTCCCCAAGAATGTGAACTGGGAGTATAAAACAGATACTGATCTGTATGAATTTGCTAAATGCAAGGCTTACCCATCCAGTATAAGTTTTTCACCTGATGGCAAGAAAATGGCCACTCTTGGGTCTGACAGAAAAGTTAGAATTTTTCGTTTTCTGACGGGGAAGCTTATGAGAGTCTTTGACGAATCTCTGAGTGTGAGTTTTgtcttgtttctctttctttaagTCATTTTCTGTACttatttgaatttatttgcCAGCACATTCACCTAAGTTAATCATTTGTTTCTAAAAGCGAACTTCCTTCCTatatttttcttgcagaaaagGCCTTCCATGTTCTCTTCGTTGCCCTCTGTATTGCTTTGTCCCAAATGAATTCTTACAGATTTATGTTACTTACATAGTGAAACAGGTGTtgattttcatctgttttcatACTGCTAGATTACATTTTACTAGAAAGCAATTACAGAGAATTTCAAATAATATTGCACACCTTTCTTTGCTTAAGCCTGGTCCTATAACATGCCTATTGCatgatgaaaataaagaaagcaTTACTTGTATTTGTTTAAATTCTTCATTTGAGTGGAGTAGTCTCAGTTGAATTTGGTATTTTCTAATCATGTGGATTAGTGTTTTGCTGtataaaaagtttaaaatatgttaatatAATAGTGatgtggagtttttttctgtagatgTTTACCGAACTTCAGCAGATGAGACAGCAACTACCAGACATGGAGTTTGGCCGACGAATGGCAGTCGAGCGTGAGCTGGAGAAAGTGGATGCAGTAAGattaattaatataatttttgatGAAACTGGACACTTTGTTCTCTATGGAACAATGTTGGGCATTAAGGTCATCAATGTAGAGACTAACAGGTAAGTTCCAGTGACACACATTGAGAtaacatttctgtttcaaagtCTGTATTCAGTCACATCTATAGCATATTTAAAACTTGATATGGCTGTGGAGGTCTCCAGACTTTTTGTGCTGTTATTTGGGAGCCTTACATTAGACTGTAGAGAAGATAGCCCCATGCTTTATAATGAGTTGTTGCAGATTAAAGCTTAGTAAAATAAGGACAAAACACGGCAGGCATATGTGTATTAAAAATGTGTAACCTATTAATCTCTGGCCAACTGGATGGGATAATGTAAAGTAAATGTGGATCATTTAGTTGGGATTTTATTATGTATAGAGGCTGACTGGTAAATTAGGTAGCAAGTTTGAGTAGAGAAACAtcttaattaataaataattacttGGAGAGGATTTGGGAATTTTGCTCTGAGTCCTGCAGTCAGAAAGGAGACATTCTGTGACTGTGAGCAGCTGACAGTAGTTACACCTCTTTACATCTTGTACTTCAGGTGCATTCGTATCTTGGGAAAACAAGAGAACATCAGAATGATGCAACTAGCTTTATTCCAAGGAGTGGCAAAGAAACATCGTGCTGCAATCACTATAGAGATGAAAGCATCTGAAAATCCTGTTCTCCAGAATATCCAGGCAGATCCAACAGTAGTCtgcacagcttttaaaaaaaataggttttaCATGGTGTGTGTAGTTTCTATTTAAATTCTTGTATTGATGTTttctttacattattttttgtttttctccttataCCTTTCTAGTGCTTTTTGTCTTGAGTATTTGCTAAAAAAACTTTCCTAGAGGAGCTCCTTTATACTGCAAGTAAATTCTGGAATTTTTAGCTTGAACTATTTATACATTGGCTAGAAATAGCTTTAATTTTTTCACATTGCTCAAGCAGTTAAATAAAGGGGGGTTGTTTCGGATATCCAAATTTTTATTCTCCAAGAAGATGATATCCTTTTGTTCTagttgaaaaataattaagaagatttaaaaaaactaaCCAGATTTTATATAGAAACAATGATTAACTGTACGTATAAAAaatgtaatagaaaaaaaattcagaccAGCATCAGGACTCGGTAGCAATACAGACATAGCAGGCAACCAAGAAAGATAGGAGTCATTTTCCTGTTCACAATTTGATTTTTATGTGAGATGCAATTAATAAGCCAAACAGAcaagcaagtccagagaaggtaGTAGTTGATTTGATAGGTGATAGCCATAGAGGTTAGAGATTGGGCTGTCTGTTATGACTTAGATTTGCTGGTTGTCTACAGTTTCGTGTTAATGTAGTATTGGAATAAGAGGATTTAGTTTGATTTCTTTAGTGCACCTAAAACTTTTGGCATGAAACCTGACAAATTTGTCTGAGTATAACAGAACAACCTGACATTCTCTgctcctttttaaagaaaaagtgctgAACTACTGAGGAGTTCCTGTTCAAAAGGGGAGGAAGTCTAGAGATAATAGATTATAAGAAGTTACTTGGGATTTGCATGTAGTTGTACTGGAATTTGTGACTGTGGAAATGCTGGTAATGCACAGCACTGAAATGCAAGAATACGTCTGTGAATTGTCTTCCTACATTTCAAATTGAATTGGATGTTTAGCAGGTTGAATAATGACACTGATTTCTTGGGCACAGAGCATTGTGTAagataaggggaaaaaaggagataaGCAAGCAGTTAACATTCTGTTCTTTTGTTCTTCAGTTTACTAAACGTGAACCAGAAGATACAAAGAGTGCAGATTCTGATAGAGATGTATTTAATGAGAAACCTTCTAAAGAAGAGGTCATGGCAGCCACTCAGGCAGAAGGTCCCAAAAGAGTCTCAGACAGTGCCATCATCCACACAAGCATGGGAGATATTCATATCAAGCTTTTTCCTGTTGAGTATGTATTTGGtagtttttctcttgtttttgtTCCTTCTGTCCCTGGGGTTGCAATATCCAAGACTTATATTTCAAGCTAGGAatagttattttctttcccGTTTTTGACTGTCCTTGTTTCTTGACAGTTTCTTAATACATCAAGCTAGGAATGTGACTCTGGATGAACAGAAAGTAGGGTTAAAATAGGTCTAAATAACAGTTTGGGGCACAGGAgttttttaaattccattttgttttatttaattattggTTCAGGGGGACTGTTCCTTTCTTAACTTTTGTTTGTTCCCCCAACTGCAGATGTGGAGAGGTAACCACACTCTTCTGTGTAAGCTACGTATTAGTGTAAGGCAGAGCTGTTTGGTTCCATCTGGAAATAAAGTGATgttggcagcagcagaacatttgGCCAGGAGGTCTGTGCAAGCCATAGGAATAGTAGTTGCAACTTCAAAATGTGGCCAGAGTACTACATTTTATGTTATTTCAGGTCCTCTAAGAGCAGTATGACATTTATATCAGCATATAATATTAGTGCTGTGTATATCCAAAACAAGGCATACGATATTACCAGAGTTGCTTATTGTTAAGTTTGTCCTTTCTTGTTTTCTAGTATTTTCTCCCAGCTGAGCTTTGAATTTAAAATCTCTTTAGTGTGATTAAAACTAAAGAAGAGCATATAGGATATAGGTTTGTATGCCGTTTAAGTCTTTGGCCATTTTGTTGTGAAATGAAGTTGTGAATGACtaagtgctgctcagcaagaACTGGGACTATAATCTTGTCTGTTCCTTTAGTTATATCACTGGTGCTGTTTTTCATAAGATAGTCTGGAGTGTCATTAAAACCCAAGATAATGTTCCTTGTCACAGCTAGAGTAACTCTACAGCTATGGACTCGGCCATTTTCTCATTATTGGGAAAATGGGTGACTGTAAACTTGTCAGTGTAAATCTACCTTGGCTACTAATGCATTtcaaaaaaatagcaaaagagCTACCACAAAGAATTTTCACTCTGGTAGCATctctcagaaataaaaaatcaagTCACAGAGGTTGAAGGGGttgtccctttttttccctgaatagTAAGATTCCACCTCTTCACGAAACAATGTTAACAAGTagtttcagagaaggaaaactgacTGTGCTGACTGCAAGTTATataatattaaaacattttatttttacagttttacTTGTATGCAACACTGGACACCTTGCATGTGTATCTTAAAAGAAGTGTAGAGGTAAAAGAGTGAACAGCTTTCTGCTTAGGAGCATACACAGtttatttacaaaattattAGTCTAAGTAGAAAGCTGGGGAACCTCTAATCAATTGTTCCTTGAACTAGGTCTTGAGGagataattaattttctgactGTCATTGTTTAacccccagccagcaactaacCCCCCCACAACTGCTTGCTTGCATCCCTCTTGTAGGGATGGAAGGGGGAGAGTAGGAATAAGAAAACTTATGGGCTGAGGTAGAGACAGTTTAGttgggaaagcaaaagccacgcacacaagcaaaacaaggaattaattcaccactACTGTCgtggtttgagatagccccaaaatctaattccctagtctaagccccctcccacatctcaacctaatgtgagatggtttttttccagacaaaacacaccagactccaaacaggggaaagggaatatattacaatgactgtacaaataaatactataacacattatacacacgatcacaattatctctaccatgacatatggtatttacaatggatcagatctcttctcccctccaaataaaagtccaggagggaaagaaggacagatcccttccagtctcaaAGCAGGAGGATCTTCCAAGGCAGCAGGTTTCTCCtcatctcatgcatgcagcagctgtaactggattgttgtagctggatcccttttcaatacacacaagggggtctccaagcccctcagctctccttcggtccaagcgaaggcctcacctgtggactgccagcagggacaagactcgcgTCACCACGGgtatatcacgaaatgcaggggcatctttgtgacagtcccttcctcaggggattcacccctgagtcagaacatcttgggcagcattcagttgcaagcctttgcctcaagagttctaccagagctcctgtgctctgtctcaggctgccaggcttgtcagcagcagcgaggggggccaaggtcaacccccccctgcattccatctggccgtcccagtccagctccgggacgtcttttgagcttcttagctcctctctctctctctggtgctgcatgtctaaaactgctctccaaaataggagtccatgtcctcCTTTcccggaggtctcaaaggagtttgggggtctGGTATAGTTCTTACCCCAACTCTCTCTGTAGAGCTAGTTCTGCTCTCATCTGCTGCTGTTGGCTCTCTCTTGGCTCTCTgtctccttccaggagttctctctgtgtgctgcatGCCATTTGctgtttggttcagttcttatctgtcctggctctctgccactgtttctctggtcagttccggctgctgctctgcgcccatggagaaaaacatctcccggcataactacaggcacttagtccagtctaacactgttccaagtctctccagtcccccccagccaggggctgggaggccccagaggccccgaggggctcagagccccttcctcgtggctctacaacatggccaccactcctaccaacaaccaaaactacaactcatctcttccggtgagcttgtgatatgtttacatttttgcaggagcacccattggacagaacttcaaaacttccaggggtttccaccccttggggtctaccacttttcttagcctctgggggaaaacaagatccAAACCACTACAACTACCCATGGATAGATGTTCCACCATTTCCCAGAAAACAATCATATATTACTTTGGAAGGCAAAACACCATCATTCCAAGTGTCCCCCACTTCTTCCCTCAGTTTTTATATGCTGAACATGATGCTGTATGGAATGGAGTGTCCTTatggtcagttggggtcagctgtcttAGCTCTGTCCCCTTCCAACTccttctgcagctccagcctccttgctggtggggtggggtgaggagcagaaaagacctCGAcactgtgctgctcagcaacagcttaaacatccctgtgttgtcagcactgctgctgccttcctgtgTAATCATTCAGCTTTGTACTCCTCAACTTTTTGCTTTCAGCTCTGGGTTTGAGAAGGTGGAGGATCTGTTTTTCCCTATTTGATGAAAGCCCTTTCTACACTGAGCTGAAACACTGTTCAGCACAGCAGGATCTTAGTCTCAACTGAAATCCTTATGGCCTTGTCACCAGACAAATATTTATTGTAGCCTTTGTTTTCTATTATATGATTTTAGGTGCCCCAAAACAGTGGAAAACTTCTGTGTGCACAGCAGGAATGGCTATTACAATGGACACATAATTCACCGTATCATCAAGGTAACTTGTAGCAAGTtaattttttgttggtttagaTAATGTACCCTAGTGGTCAGTCCTCTTTGCTAAccctttcattccttttttgGAAAGAGGATTTTTGTAGTGGCTTTAGAATTCCCTATAAAGTCAGAGCAACTCTGATGTTCTAAACAGCTTAATCATTTACTAAAGTTGTTTAATAGTTGTACTGCAACTAAAAGGTGGCAGAAAACTGAAAGATAAGTTCAGTTATCCTGCTTGAATTAAGACTTCGTTTCATGTCAGAGGGCATTTCTTGTACGGCTTCTTATTTCTGCTGCACCAAATACAGCCAAAGTGTTTGCAGAAGGTCCAGTCAGGTTTCTGTCCTTTACTAGGAGGAACAGTgagtgagaaaacagaagttgCTTTTTCACAAGTTGACTTGATTATCACTCAAAAGAGccttaaatgcattttaacaCATTTTGTTAGGTTTGAAGTAGGTTTGAAAAAACGTCACCTGGCATAAAACACTTTTAGTTATTTATTCTATGCAATGATGTAATAACACATAATTTCTATGCAGGGTTTCATGATTCAGACTGGTGACCCAACTGGTACAGGAATGGGAGGTGAAAGTATTTGGGGAGGAGAATTTGAAGATGAGTTTCATTCAACTTTACGACATGACAGACCATACACACTCAGCATGGCTAATGCAGGACCAAATACCAATGGATCCCAGTTCTTTATAACAGTAGTGCCAACTGTAAGTAATATTAAAAGCTGAATTTAAGGCATGAGAGGCTAACTTGATagtaaaaaatacagtttttctgATGCAAAAAGGACTGCACTAGTACTATCTAAATAATCTTTCCttaatattttgcaaataaatgcTGCACACCATGATGTATACTGTGTGGGGTTCATTGAAACCGTccctgaagaaacagaaaagtattTCTGTGAGTTGTGAACAAGAGGCCTTTTGCCTTTAATTGGAGTAAGGGTGACAAAACATTCTTAGGCATGTTTGCAATTATGTATCCCAGTAACAGTGATTTAAACTTGATGGAAATCTAGGTATTGTGTAGGTTGTTTAGGGTTTGGATATAGTGCCAGGATGTCTCCTTAAGTGTAGCTAATTGTAGCTATACAAAGATTCCATTGTTCAGGTTTGAAGATTTCCTTTGATCTGTGCATAATTTCAGAGCCCAAAAGAGAAATTTTGGTATGTGAGTCTAAGAGATACAAGACATGTATTCATAAATACTTTTTCAAAATccagtgtcttttttttaaaaaaaatagcacatATCTGCCATAGTTTTGAAGTTTGTTAAGTTCTGTCAGTGCCTATATTCAAATTGGGCATACTCtatgaaaattactttgaatTTAGTAGTATTCTGGACTGGCATTTCAAATTCCTCTGTGAAAATAGAGAGACTGGAACAGCACATCTGTGAACTGAGaatacactttaaaataaactatACAATGCTACTGCACTGGTAGAATGTGACCTCTGTAGTACTTAGAGAAAACAATTGAAAAGGTAAGTTCAAATGCATATGAGTGTGTATTAACTGCACCCCAGTATTTACTTGCATGCTGGTATTTACATAGTATTAGATGCCATGGTCTAGACATACAAAATGTATCCATTTGTACTtagtttctttctgttttggtACCTAACCTATGTGATGCTTTCTGTATTaacatgctttttctttcttctcctctgctctctAACAGCCATGGCTAGACAACAAGCACACTGTGTTTGGACGGGTGACTAAAGGAATGGAAGTTGTTCAGAGAATCTCAAATGTAAAAGTCAATCCAAAAACTGACAAGCCCTATGAGGATATCAGCATCATTAATATCACAGTGAAGTAAGGCAGGCGTTGAAGGTTCCTgcttaagcagaaaaaaatgagcatATGGGACCCAGAAAGGGACCtagaaagaacagaaacattttaaataatttctagaTATAGTGAGTACCAAGACAGAGCAATCACCAGTTCTACAAT carries:
- the PPWD1 gene encoding peptidylprolyl isomerase domain and WD repeat-containing protein 1 isoform X1; this encodes MMAAAEPERKRKAPEAAAGEERGAAELGEYEDEEERWVGPLPGEAAQAKKRRVLEFEHVYLENLPSASMYERSYMHRDVITHVACTKTDFIITASHDGHVKFWKKIEEGIEFVKHFRSHLGVIESIAVSSEGALFCSVGDDKAMKVFDVVNFDMINMLKLGYHPGQCEWVYCPGDAISSVATSEKSTGKIFIYDGRGNNQPLHVFDKLHTSSLTQIRLNPVYKVVVSSDKSGMIEYWTGTPHEYKFPKNVNWEYKTDTDLYEFAKCKAYPSSISFSPDGKKMATLGSDRKVRIFRFLTGKLMRVFDESLSMFTELQQMRQQLPDMEFGRRMAVERELEKVDAVRLINIIFDETGHFVLYGTMLGIKVINVETNRCIRILGKQENIRMMQLALFQGVAKKHRAAITIEMKASENPVLQNIQADPTVVCTAFKKNRFYMFTKREPEDTKSADSDRDVFNEKPSKEEVMAATQAEGPKRVSDSAIIHTSMGDIHIKLFPVECPKTVENFCVHSRNGYYNGHIIHRIIKGFMIQTGDPTGTGMGGESIWGGEFEDEFHSTLRHDRPYTLSMANAGPNTNGSQFFITVVPTPWLDNKHTVFGRVTKGMEVVQRISNVKVNPKTDKPYEDISIINITVK
- the PPWD1 gene encoding peptidylprolyl isomerase domain and WD repeat-containing protein 1 isoform X2, producing the protein MYERSYMHRDVITHVACTKTDFIITASHDGHVKFWKKIEEGIEFVKHFRSHLGVIESIAVSSEGALFCSVGDDKAMKVFDVVNFDMINMLKLGYHPGQCEWVYCPGDAISSVATSEKSTGKIFIYDGRGNNQPLHVFDKLHTSSLTQIRLNPVYKVVVSSDKSGMIEYWTGTPHEYKFPKNVNWEYKTDTDLYEFAKCKAYPSSISFSPDGKKMATLGSDRKVRIFRFLTGKLMRVFDESLSMFTELQQMRQQLPDMEFGRRMAVERELEKVDAVRLINIIFDETGHFVLYGTMLGIKVINVETNRCIRILGKQENIRMMQLALFQGVAKKHRAAITIEMKASENPVLQNIQADPTVVCTAFKKNRFYMFTKREPEDTKSADSDRDVFNEKPSKEEVMAATQAEGPKRVSDSAIIHTSMGDIHIKLFPVECPKTVENFCVHSRNGYYNGHIIHRIIKGFMIQTGDPTGTGMGGESIWGGEFEDEFHSTLRHDRPYTLSMANAGPNTNGSQFFITVVPTPWLDNKHTVFGRVTKGMEVVQRISNVKVNPKTDKPYEDISIINITVK
- the PPWD1 gene encoding peptidylprolyl isomerase domain and WD repeat-containing protein 1 isoform X3; the encoded protein is MKVFDVVNFDMINMLKLGYHPGQCEWVYCPGDAISSVATSEKSTGKIFIYDGRGNNQPLHVFDKLHTSSLTQIRLNPVYKVVVSSDKSGMIEYWTGTPHEYKFPKNVNWEYKTDTDLYEFAKCKAYPSSISFSPDGKKMATLGSDRKVRIFRFLTGKLMRVFDESLSMFTELQQMRQQLPDMEFGRRMAVERELEKVDAVRLINIIFDETGHFVLYGTMLGIKVINVETNRCIRILGKQENIRMMQLALFQGVAKKHRAAITIEMKASENPVLQNIQADPTVVCTAFKKNRFYMFTKREPEDTKSADSDRDVFNEKPSKEEVMAATQAEGPKRVSDSAIIHTSMGDIHIKLFPVECPKTVENFCVHSRNGYYNGHIIHRIIKGFMIQTGDPTGTGMGGESIWGGEFEDEFHSTLRHDRPYTLSMANAGPNTNGSQFFITVVPTPWLDNKHTVFGRVTKGMEVVQRISNVKVNPKTDKPYEDISIINITVK